A region from the Schistocerca serialis cubense isolate TAMUIC-IGC-003099 chromosome 1, iqSchSeri2.2, whole genome shotgun sequence genome encodes:
- the LOC126486428 gene encoding charged multivesicular body protein 6-A isoform X2: protein MGALFGKSKKHVSRVTEQDKAILQLKQQRDKLKQYQKRVESMLEKDRLLARKLLQDGKKERAKLILRKKKFQEQLLEKTDGQLENLQRLVHDLEFAQIEIQVLDGLRAGNEALKKVHDVISVDEVERILEETREGVEKQREIDELLSGALSADDEESVEAELEEIIKEALPDVPEAEDEELELPEVPTDEVERRKEKARAQKVAIEVAQ, encoded by the coding sequence ATGGGTGCTTTGTTTGGTAAAAGTAAAAAACATGTGAGTCGGGTAACGGAGCAGGACAAAGCTATATTGCAGTTAAAACAACAACGAGATAAACTGAAACAGTATCAGAAGAGAGTAGAGTCTATGTTGGAGAAAGATAGACTACTTGCACGGAAACTATTGCAAGACGGTAAAAAGGAACGTGCTAAGCTCATATTACGGAagaaaaagtttcaagaacagctTCTCGAAAAAACAGACGGGCAATTGGAAAACCTTCAGAGGCTTGTCCATGATTTGGAGTTCGCACAGATAGAGATACAGGTATTAGATGGACTTAGAGCCGGCAacgaggcgctgaaaaaagtacaCGACGTTATCAGCGTTGATGAGGTTGAACGAATTCTTGAAGAAACTCGTGAAGGGGTCGAAAAGCAGCGAGAGATTGACGAACTGTTGAGTGGCGCATTGTCCGCTGACGACGAAGAGTCTGTAGAAGCAGAACTAGAAGAAATAATAAAGGAAGCTCTTCCAGATGTACCCGAAGCCGAGGATGAAGAGCTAGAATTACCTGAGGTTCCTACAGATGAagtagaaagaaggaaggagaaaGCAAGAGCCCAGAAGGTAGCCATCGAAGTCGCACAGTAA
- the LOC126486428 gene encoding charged multivesicular body protein 6-A isoform X1: MGALFGKSKKHVSRVTEQDKAILQLKQQRDKLKQYQKRVESMLEKDRLLARKLLQDGKKERAKLILRKKKFQEQLLEKTDGQLENLQRLVHDLEFAQIEIQVLDGLRAGNEALKKVHDVISVDEVERILEETREGVEKQREIDELLSGALSADDEESVEAELEEIIKEALPDVPEAEDEELELPEVPTDEVERRKEKARAQKSVQRLQDRCD; encoded by the exons ATGGGTGCTTTGTTTGGTAAAAGTAAAAAACATGTGAGTCGGGTAACGGAGCAGGACAAAGCTATATTGCAGTTAAAACAACAACGAGATAAACTGAAACAGTATCAGAAGAGAGTAGAGTCTATGTTGGAGAAAGATAGACTACTTGCACGGAAACTATTGCAAGACGGTAAAAAGGAACGTGCTAAGCTCATATTACGGAagaaaaagtttcaagaacagctTCTCGAAAAAACAGACGGGCAATTGGAAAACCTTCAGAGGCTTGTCCATGATTTGGAGTTCGCACAGATAGAGATACAGGTATTAGATGGACTTAGAGCCGGCAacgaggcgctgaaaaaagtacaCGACGTTATCAGCGTTGATGAGGTTGAACGAATTCTTGAAGAAACTCGTGAAGGGGTCGAAAAGCAGCGAGAGATTGACGAACTGTTGAGTGGCGCATTGTCCGCTGACGACGAAGAGTCTGTAGAAGCAGAACTAGAAGAAATAATAAAGGAAGCTCTTCCAGATGTACCCGAAGCCGAGGATGAAGAGCTAGAATTACCTGAGGTTCCTACAGATGAagtagaaagaaggaaggagaaaGCAAGAGCCCAGAAG AGTGTGCAACGACTGCAAGACCGGTGTGATTAA